The segment ACGCATATCCGACGCCGACGAGCTTGAGATAGTCGTTTCCCAGGTAGCCGCGCGCGTTCCAGGTGAGGATGAACAGCATCAGGCAGACGGCAATGGAGGTGACCTCGATAAGGGCGTGGAACTGGAGATAGCTGAGGAAAGGAAAAACGAGGGACGCTTCCATGGGCAACGACTCCCTAACTACTCCGCGAGCGATGCGTGCCTTGTACCCTCAAGATGGTCCCCACTACGGGCGGGCGCGTTCCTCGTGCAGCATCGCGAAGAAGCGGTCGATCTCCTCCGGGGTGTTGTAAAAGTGCGGGGAGACGCGGATCCCGCCCGACCGGTGGGAGCAGACCGCCTTCCGGTTCAGGAGGGCCCTCCAGAGGGCGGCGTTGTCGGCCTCGGGAACCCGGAACGTGACGATCCCCGAACGCTCCTCGGGGTGGTCCGGGGAAACCAGCTTGCACCCCTCCTCCTCCGCCTTCTCGCGTACCCGCTCGGTAAGCCGACGCACGCGCTCCCAGATCCGGTCCACACCAATCGACAGCAGGAGTTCCAGCGAGGCGTTGAACGACGACAGGCCGACCGTGTTCAAGCTTCCCGGCTCGTACCGCCGGGCATCGGGGGAAAGCCGGAAGTCGTAATTCTCGAAGTCGAACCGGTTCTTCACCGAGTGCCACCCGAGGATCACCGGCTCGACCATCTCCATCACGTCCTTGGAGATATAGAAGGCGCCGATCCCCTCCGGCGACAGGAGCCACTTGTGGCCGTCCGCGGAGAGTGCGTCGATGCCGAAGGACTTCACGTCCATCGGGAGGACGCCGACGGACTGGATTCCGTCGACGCAGAAGAAGATGCCGTGCTTCTGGCAATACTCCCCGATTCCCGGAAGATCGTTCCGGTACCCGTTCGAGAATTCCACGGAGGAAAGGGTGATCAGGCGGGTCTTCCCGTCGCAGGCGGCGAACAGGTCCTCCTTGCGCACCTTCCCCTCC is part of the bacterium genome and harbors:
- a CDS encoding aminotransferase class V-fold PLP-dependent enzyme, which encodes MPIDVGPIRAAEFPVTENYLYFNNAGVAPIPARSAEAGIAMLRLARDEGAYRLRKWEELANETRGRFARIVGASPDEIAFVKNTSEGLSFVAAGFPWKEGDNLVTANVEYPSNVYPWLRLRTRNVEVRMVPAREGKVRKEDLFAACDGKTRLITLSSVEFSNGYRNDLPGIGEYCQKHGIFFCVDGIQSVGVLPMDVKSFGIDALSADGHKWLLSPEGIGAFYISKDVMEMVEPVILGWHSVKNRFDFENYDFRLSPDARRYEPGSLNTVGLSSFNASLELLLSIGVDRIWERVRRLTERVREKAEEEGCKLVSPDHPEERSGIVTFRVPEADNAALWRALLNRKAVCSHRSGGIRVSPHFYNTPEEIDRFFAMLHEERARP